One genomic window of Eggerthella timonensis includes the following:
- a CDS encoding glutamine synthetase III, with protein sequence MAKVSDIYGSMVFNEHTMQERLPSATYKSLIKTMKEGKPLEIEVANVVAHAMKEWAIEKGATHFTHWFQPLTGITSEKHDSFLDPCSDGRAIMSFSGKELIQGEPDASSFPSGGLRATFEARGYTAWDPTSYAFIKDEVLCIPTAFCSYTGEALDKKTPLLRSMSAVEEQANRVLALFGEPHQRIVPTLGAEQEYFLVSEKAYAQRQDLIMTGRTLFGYAPCKGQELDEHYFGAIRPTVNEFMKELDDELWALGVPARTKHNEVAPAQHELAPIFTNVNRGVDENLLTMEKMRLLASHHGLVCLQHEKPFEGINGSGKHNNWSLSAGKKNLFDPGESPMDNLRFLVFLTGVIQAVDDYQELLRMSVASAGNDHRLGADEAPPAIISIFLGDELDAIVDALIDDHEYTSADKVAMDLGVAVLPNFLKDNTDRNRTSPFAFTGNKFEFRMPGSSVNLSDANMILNTAMAKSLKDFADAMEGKAGEEFEAAAISYIRDVLTAHQRIIFNGNGYADEWTIEAERRGLANHPTTADALPCFVDPKSIALFEEFGVLTETEVRSRYEVKLEKYNKLLNIEVRTMKRMVRRAFLPAINDYAAEVAGNINAIRAACAGADTDQQEELLRRLLLGIKEIDTQLRTLGKLHHETLEIESEQEKANTYAHEVIPVMDKLRAAVDGLEVLVDRDHWPVPTYNDILFYV encoded by the coding sequence ATGGCGAAGGTTTCGGATATTTACGGCTCGATGGTGTTCAACGAGCACACGATGCAGGAGCGCCTTCCTTCTGCAACGTACAAGAGCCTGATCAAAACCATGAAAGAGGGTAAGCCCCTCGAGATCGAGGTGGCCAACGTCGTGGCGCACGCCATGAAGGAATGGGCCATCGAGAAGGGGGCGACCCACTTCACGCACTGGTTCCAGCCTCTGACCGGCATCACGTCCGAGAAGCACGACAGCTTCCTCGATCCGTGCAGCGACGGTCGCGCCATCATGAGCTTTTCCGGCAAGGAGCTGATCCAAGGCGAGCCCGATGCGTCGAGCTTCCCGTCCGGCGGCTTGCGCGCCACCTTCGAGGCCCGCGGCTACACCGCTTGGGACCCCACCTCCTACGCGTTCATCAAAGACGAGGTGCTGTGCATTCCCACCGCCTTCTGCTCCTACACCGGCGAGGCGCTCGACAAGAAGACGCCGCTGCTGCGTTCGATGAGCGCCGTCGAAGAGCAGGCCAACCGCGTGCTCGCCCTGTTCGGCGAGCCGCATCAGCGCATCGTGCCCACCTTGGGGGCCGAGCAGGAGTACTTCCTCGTCTCCGAGAAAGCCTATGCGCAGCGGCAGGACCTTATCATGACGGGCCGCACGCTGTTCGGCTACGCGCCCTGCAAAGGCCAGGAGCTCGACGAGCACTACTTCGGCGCGATCCGCCCCACCGTCAACGAGTTCATGAAGGAGCTTGACGACGAGCTGTGGGCGCTCGGCGTGCCGGCGCGCACGAAGCACAACGAGGTGGCCCCGGCCCAGCACGAGCTGGCGCCCATCTTCACGAACGTGAACCGCGGCGTGGACGAGAACCTCCTCACGATGGAGAAGATGCGCCTGCTGGCATCGCATCACGGCTTGGTGTGCCTGCAGCACGAGAAGCCGTTCGAGGGCATCAACGGCTCGGGCAAGCACAACAACTGGTCGCTGTCGGCCGGCAAGAAGAACCTGTTCGACCCCGGCGAGAGCCCCATGGACAACCTGCGCTTCCTCGTGTTTCTCACGGGCGTCATCCAGGCTGTGGACGACTACCAGGAGCTCCTGCGCATGTCGGTGGCCTCCGCCGGCAACGACCATCGCCTCGGCGCCGACGAGGCGCCGCCGGCCATCATCTCGATCTTCCTCGGCGACGAGCTTGACGCCATCGTGGACGCGCTCATCGACGACCACGAGTACACGAGCGCAGACAAAGTGGCCATGGACCTGGGCGTGGCCGTGCTGCCGAACTTCCTCAAGGACAACACCGACCGCAACCGCACCTCTCCGTTCGCGTTCACGGGCAACAAGTTCGAGTTCCGCATGCCGGGCTCGTCGGTGAACCTGTCGGACGCGAACATGATCCTGAACACGGCGATGGCGAAGAGCCTCAAGGATTTCGCCGACGCGATGGAAGGCAAGGCGGGCGAGGAGTTCGAAGCCGCCGCCATCTCCTATATTCGCGACGTGCTGACGGCGCATCAGCGCATCATCTTCAACGGCAACGGGTACGCCGACGAGTGGACGATCGAGGCCGAGCGCCGCGGTCTGGCCAACCACCCCACGACGGCCGACGCCCTGCCGTGCTTCGTCGATCCGAAGAGCATCGCGCTGTTCGAGGAGTTCGGCGTGCTCACGGAGACCGAGGTGCGCAGCCGCTACGAGGTGAAGCTGGAGAAGTACAACAAGCTGCTGAACATCGAGGTGCGCACGATGAAGCGCATGGTTCGGCGCGCGTTTCTGCCGGCGATCAACGACTATGCGGCCGAGGTGGCCGGCAACATCAACGCCATTCGCGCGGCCTGCGCCGGTGCCGACACCGATCAGCAGGAAGAGCTGCTGCGCCGTCTGCTGCTGGGCATCAAAGAGATCGACACGCAGCTGCGCACCCTGGGCAAGCTGCATCACGAGACGCTAGAGATCGAAAGCGAGCAGGAGAAGGCGAACACCTACGCGCACGAGGTGATCCCGGTCATGGACAAGCTGCGCGCCGCCGTCGATGGGCTCGAAGTGCTCGTGGACCGCGACCATTGGCCCGTTCCGACGTACAACGACATCCTGTTCTACGTGTAA
- a CDS encoding DMT family transporter — MDRIHPYALLSVSIVLEVFATTMMKLSVGFTVPLFTVLTLIGYLASFTLLTFTLKHLPLGLVYGIWGGVGTVLTAAIGIIVWGDPFNWITCVGIALVVGGVVLLNQGTQEIEDRRKQAGDAR, encoded by the coding sequence ATGGACCGCATTCATCCGTATGCGCTGTTGAGCGTATCCATCGTGCTCGAAGTGTTCGCCACCACGATGATGAAGCTCTCGGTTGGGTTCACCGTGCCGCTGTTCACGGTGCTGACCCTTATCGGCTACCTCGCGTCGTTCACGCTGCTCACATTCACGCTGAAGCATTTGCCGCTGGGCCTCGTGTACGGCATCTGGGGCGGCGTGGGCACCGTGCTGACGGCCGCCATCGGCATCATCGTCTGGGGAGACCCCTTCAACTGGATCACGTGCGTCGGCATCGCGCTCGTCGTCGGCGGCGTGGTGCTGCTGAACCAGGGCACGCAGGAGATCGAAGATCGGCGCAAGCAAGCAGGCGATGCACGGTAA
- a CDS encoding DMT family transporter: protein MSPYVLLGIAVVFEVFADSMMKLSNGFTRKLPVVGIVVGYIVAFYLIAQTLEQLPLGFAYAVWTGLGIALTAVVGTAFWHEGFNAKKAMGLVAIIAGVVVLKMGA, encoded by the coding sequence ATGTCACCCTACGTGCTGCTCGGCATCGCCGTCGTCTTCGAGGTGTTCGCCGACTCCATGATGAAGCTGTCGAACGGGTTCACGCGCAAGCTGCCCGTCGTCGGCATCGTCGTCGGATACATCGTCGCGTTCTACCTGATCGCGCAAACGTTGGAGCAATTGCCGCTCGGCTTCGCCTACGCGGTGTGGACCGGCCTCGGCATCGCTCTGACCGCCGTAGTGGGCACGGCGTTCTGGCACGAGGGATTCAACGCGAAGAAGGCGATGGGCCTCGTGGCCATCATCGCCGGCGTGGTCGTATTGAAGATGGGAGCGTAA
- a CDS encoding MerR family transcriptional regulator codes for MRNDLLSIGEVAHLKGVGVKALRYYERIGILRPAYVNPDTGYRYYALRQMNELDVIVSCVQLGVPLKELADYVSERGVMDISSLLERAYGLAKEKLRATQAILMELDGYRSEIAVQDALRTSPTPYERTLGDRTFLAIPWDRPAFDAKRYTKAMTELYGETKRAGIAPLFLQGMICLQRGATGRAMAGAEEGAGPSWYVALEVRALPGEKLTAPHEANMCLLELPGGMFRGWRVERETFELCYREVFEEAQAAAVEEAHETLLAFEVWDAELRTDRTIVEVLRG; via the coding sequence ATGAGAAACGACCTGCTTTCCATCGGCGAGGTTGCCCACCTCAAGGGCGTGGGCGTGAAGGCGCTGCGCTACTACGAGCGTATCGGCATCCTGCGCCCCGCGTATGTGAACCCCGACACGGGCTACCGCTACTACGCGCTGCGCCAGATGAACGAGCTCGACGTGATCGTGTCGTGCGTGCAGCTGGGCGTACCCCTCAAAGAACTGGCCGACTACGTATCCGAGCGCGGCGTGATGGATATATCGTCCCTGTTGGAGCGCGCATACGGTCTGGCGAAGGAGAAGCTGCGCGCAACGCAGGCCATTCTCATGGAGTTGGACGGCTATCGCTCGGAGATCGCCGTGCAGGATGCGCTGCGCACCTCGCCGACCCCGTACGAGCGCACGCTGGGCGACCGCACGTTCCTGGCGATACCGTGGGATCGTCCGGCGTTCGACGCGAAGCGCTACACGAAGGCCATGACCGAGCTGTACGGCGAAACGAAGCGCGCCGGCATCGCGCCGCTGTTTTTGCAGGGCATGATCTGCCTGCAGCGTGGCGCAACGGGGAGGGCGATGGCCGGCGCGGAGGAGGGGGCGGGGCCGTCCTGGTACGTCGCGCTCGAAGTGAGGGCGTTGCCGGGCGAGAAGCTAACGGCGCCGCACGAGGCCAACATGTGCCTGCTCGAGCTGCCCGGCGGCATGTTTCGAGGTTGGCGCGTCGAGCGCGAGACGTTCGAGCTGTGCTATCGCGAGGTCTTCGAAGAAGCGCAGGCCGCAGCCGTCGAAGAAGCGCATGAAACCCTGCTGGCGTTCGAGGTCTGGGACGCCGAGCTCCGCACCGACCGTACCATCGTCGAAGTTCTGAGGGGATAG
- a CDS encoding MFS transporter, with protein MALHSWLAQPQRRLGPLGLIVLLVITSLVTPLSLDMYTPAVPHMTEHFNTSEGMVNLTLVGYFLFFAVGLLAFGPTSDRYGRKPVLLAGILTYALASALCALSADIVMLIAMRILQALGAGAVSAVSTAVVKDAVVPERREALLSVVQVMFVVGPVLAPVAGALILQVADWRMTFWVLAAIGLVCAVLALLFDETLPAQDRYEGTVLGSMRQLGAVARNKGFSAFLGIVGLYNLPFMAYIAVGSYVYITFFGLTELGYSMYFAFAALLTAAGPFIWLAASRFVSARRFTSILLAVALASGAAMLAVGELGPTLFCVTFLVFALTEAAVRPYSTNVLLSQQDGDTGAASSLINFAHTAIGCLGMLVAVLPWPNYVVGVGAIIVVSMGVALIGWVALLRSRIPLKGIKDVDAARPASPSAEGEAEPAYDEG; from the coding sequence ATGGCACTGCACTCGTGGCTGGCGCAACCGCAACGGCGATTGGGGCCGTTGGGGCTTATCGTACTGCTGGTCATCACGTCGCTCGTCACTCCCCTGTCGCTGGACATGTACACGCCGGCCGTCCCGCACATGACCGAACATTTCAACACGTCGGAGGGCATGGTAAACCTCACGCTCGTGGGGTATTTCCTGTTCTTCGCCGTGGGCCTGCTGGCGTTCGGCCCCACGAGCGACCGCTACGGCCGCAAGCCCGTGCTGCTTGCAGGTATTCTCACGTATGCGCTGGCCAGCGCGTTGTGTGCGCTGTCGGCGGACATCGTCATGCTCATCGCCATGCGCATTCTGCAAGCCCTCGGCGCCGGAGCGGTGAGCGCGGTGTCCACGGCGGTGGTGAAGGACGCCGTCGTTCCCGAGCGGCGCGAGGCGCTGCTGTCCGTGGTGCAGGTGATGTTCGTGGTAGGGCCCGTGCTCGCACCGGTGGCGGGCGCGCTCATCCTGCAGGTCGCCGACTGGCGCATGACGTTCTGGGTGCTCGCGGCCATCGGGCTCGTCTGCGCGGTGCTGGCTCTGCTGTTCGACGAGACGCTCCCCGCCCAAGATCGCTACGAGGGCACCGTGCTGGGCAGCATGAGGCAGCTGGGCGCGGTGGCGCGCAACAAGGGGTTCTCGGCGTTCCTCGGCATCGTCGGCCTGTACAACCTGCCGTTCATGGCGTACATCGCCGTAGGATCGTACGTGTACATCACGTTCTTCGGGCTGACCGAGCTGGGTTACAGCATGTACTTCGCCTTCGCCGCGCTGCTGACGGCGGCAGGGCCGTTCATCTGGCTGGCAGCATCGCGCTTCGTGTCGGCGCGCCGCTTCACGAGCATCCTGCTGGCAGTCGCGCTCGCATCCGGTGCGGCCATGCTGGCCGTGGGCGAGCTGGGCCCGACGCTGTTCTGCGTCACGTTCCTCGTGTTCGCGCTGACGGAAGCCGCCGTTCGCCCCTACAGCACGAACGTCTTGCTGTCGCAGCAAGACGGCGACACCGGGGCCGCGTCGTCGCTCATCAACTTCGCGCATACGGCCATCGGCTGCTTGGGGATGCTGGTGGCCGTGCTGCCGTGGCCGAACTACGTGGTGGGCGTGGGCGCGATCATCGTCGTCTCGATGGGCGTCGCCCTCATCGGCTGGGTGGCGCTCCTGCGCTCCCGCATCCCGCTCAAGGGCATTAAAGACGTCGACGCAGCGCGCCCCGCGTCCCCCAGCGCGGAGGGCGAAGCCGAACCCGCCTACGACGAGGGGTAG
- a CDS encoding sensor histidine kinase → MLKKLRIKFIALNMATVAVVLAAVFTAICVINYQQSVAHVHETLDGALAHVSDASGAPGGGQPGGGAGAQAPTDVDREGSTPPEIGGKRGGSDPTIPVAVFSVGDDGALTAVPTRTTASIADDVRTQAAEALADQPDGTGNLDGLGLFYEKRVVGGTTYLAFVDMSAASGWQTLALTLAGVGVAALAAFFVVSMFFSRWALRPVDRAWRQQRQFVADASHDLKTPLTVILANTSILLEHPERSIASQSQWIESTQHEAEQMQELVGDLLLLAQVDEGASKPTMERLDLADLVEGELLQFESVAFERAIDLQSRLDESVLVRGNAMRLRKLVGTLLDNACKYVDDGGSVDVALRRGARRVELSVHNTGFAIAPEDLPHVFDRFYRADKARTRDDSGYGLGLAIAHAIAEEHGGTLVAASDEARGTTFTLTLPTLPA, encoded by the coding sequence ATGCTGAAGAAGCTGCGCATCAAGTTCATCGCGCTCAACATGGCCACCGTGGCCGTGGTGCTGGCCGCGGTGTTCACCGCCATCTGCGTCATCAACTACCAGCAGAGCGTCGCCCATGTGCACGAGACGCTCGACGGCGCCCTTGCCCACGTGAGCGACGCGTCCGGCGCGCCGGGCGGCGGCCAGCCCGGAGGAGGCGCCGGCGCGCAGGCGCCGACCGACGTCGATCGCGAAGGCTCCACGCCACCCGAGATCGGCGGCAAGCGCGGCGGATCGGACCCCACCATCCCCGTGGCCGTGTTCTCGGTGGGCGACGACGGCGCGCTGACCGCCGTCCCCACGCGCACGACGGCCTCCATCGCCGACGACGTGCGGACGCAGGCCGCAGAAGCGCTGGCCGACCAACCCGACGGCACCGGCAACCTGGACGGCCTGGGGCTGTTCTACGAGAAGCGCGTCGTGGGAGGCACCACGTACCTCGCGTTCGTGGACATGAGCGCCGCCAGCGGCTGGCAGACCCTGGCCCTCACGCTGGCGGGCGTGGGCGTGGCGGCGTTGGCGGCGTTCTTCGTGGTCAGCATGTTCTTCTCGCGCTGGGCGCTGCGGCCCGTCGACCGCGCATGGCGCCAGCAACGGCAGTTCGTGGCCGATGCGTCCCATGATCTGAAGACGCCCCTCACCGTGATCCTCGCGAACACGTCCATCCTGCTCGAGCACCCCGAGCGCAGCATCGCCAGCCAAAGCCAGTGGATCGAGAGCACCCAACACGAAGCGGAACAGATGCAGGAACTCGTGGGCGACCTGCTGCTGCTTGCACAGGTGGACGAAGGCGCCTCGAAACCGACGATGGAGCGGCTCGACCTTGCCGATCTCGTGGAAGGTGAGCTGCTGCAGTTCGAGTCCGTTGCCTTCGAGCGCGCCATCGACCTGCAATCGCGCCTCGACGAGAGCGTGCTGGTGCGCGGCAACGCGATGCGGCTGCGCAAGCTGGTGGGCACGCTGCTGGACAACGCGTGCAAGTACGTCGACGACGGCGGTAGCGTGGATGTCGCGCTGCGACGGGGCGCGCGGCGCGTCGAGCTGTCAGTGCACAACACCGGCTTCGCTATCGCGCCCGAGGACCTCCCCCACGTGTTCGACCGCTTCTACCGCGCCGACAAGGCGCGCACGCGCGACGACAGCGGCTACGGCCTGGGGCTGGCCATCGCGCACGCCATTGCCGAGGAGCACGGCGGCACCCTCGTTGCCGCCAGCGACGAGGCCCGCGGCACCACCTTCACCCTCACGTTGCCAACCTTGCCCGCCTGA
- a CDS encoding response regulator transcription factor, with product MQVLIIEDDVRLARALAHILAENGYQTDVVHDGASGLAYAECGDYDVIILDVMLPKMDGFAVVAQLRRESISVPVLLLTARDAVPDKITGLDSGADDYMTKPFAPAELLAHLRALTRRQGEVLFEKLAAGDLVLNLESHDLSCDAKSIHLSYKEFSLAKVLMANAGQVVSKDMLIAKVWGVESSAEDNNVEAYVSFLRKKMKFLGSSARIETLRRAGYRFVADAGGAAAEVAAGDSSEDGGPAC from the coding sequence ATGCAGGTCCTCATCATTGAAGACGACGTGCGCCTGGCGCGGGCGCTCGCGCACATACTGGCCGAAAACGGCTACCAGACAGATGTCGTCCACGACGGCGCGTCGGGCCTCGCCTACGCGGAATGCGGCGACTACGACGTGATCATCCTCGACGTGATGCTGCCGAAGATGGACGGGTTCGCCGTGGTGGCCCAGCTGCGCCGCGAGAGCATCAGCGTGCCGGTGCTGCTGCTGACCGCGCGCGACGCCGTGCCCGACAAGATCACCGGCCTCGACAGCGGCGCCGACGACTACATGACCAAGCCCTTCGCGCCCGCCGAGCTGCTGGCTCACCTGCGCGCGCTGACGCGCCGCCAGGGCGAGGTGCTGTTCGAAAAGCTGGCCGCCGGCGACCTCGTGCTGAACCTGGAAAGCCACGACCTGTCGTGCGACGCGAAGTCCATCCACCTCAGCTACAAGGAGTTTTCCCTGGCCAAAGTGCTCATGGCGAACGCCGGGCAGGTGGTGTCGAAGGACATGCTCATCGCGAAGGTGTGGGGCGTGGAATCGAGCGCCGAGGACAACAACGTGGAGGCGTACGTGTCGTTTCTGCGCAAGAAGATGAAGTTCCTCGGGTCGTCCGCGCGCATCGAGACGCTGCGCCGGGCGGGCTACCGCTTCGTCGCGGACGCCGGTGGCGCGGCAGCCGAGGTCGCCGCTGGCGACTCCTCGGAAGACGGAGGCCCCGCATGCTGA
- a CDS encoding polyphosphate polymerase domain-containing protein: MTTFTDVFERKEVKYRLDARQHRAMTAALRGRMAPDAFGRTRIVSRYLDTPERALIERSLDKPLYKEKLRLRGYGAPQAHDRVFVEIKTKYKGIVYKRRVGCSLAAACAYLDGTPYEKACERFPLADAEMAAESLSPRSVQIAREIDAFAARHRPLRPSMLITCERTAYASLACGDGAAGSGVLASVAPADVPDDLRITFDAAIAYRDLFAPRSDAAHALLSSGDAVMEIKSSGPFPLWLVRALDACEAYPSSFSKYGEAYRACTAAAGRGGAMPSVARASQAAAEQKAERFAAALRSRPRRFRAPSHTPTRC; encoded by the coding sequence ATGACAACGTTCACCGACGTATTCGAACGCAAGGAAGTGAAGTATCGCCTCGATGCGCGGCAGCACCGCGCGATGACGGCCGCGCTGCGCGGCCGCATGGCGCCCGACGCGTTCGGCCGCACGCGCATCGTGAGCCGCTACCTCGACACGCCCGAGCGCGCGCTCATCGAGCGGTCGCTGGACAAGCCGCTGTACAAGGAGAAGCTGCGGCTGCGCGGGTACGGCGCGCCGCAGGCTCACGACCGCGTGTTCGTGGAGATCAAGACGAAGTACAAGGGCATCGTGTACAAGCGCCGGGTGGGGTGCTCGCTGGCCGCCGCCTGCGCCTATCTGGACGGAACGCCGTACGAGAAAGCCTGCGAGCGCTTCCCGCTGGCCGACGCGGAGATGGCTGCCGAATCGCTGTCGCCGCGCAGCGTGCAGATCGCCCGCGAGATCGATGCGTTCGCGGCGCGCCATCGGCCGCTGCGGCCCTCGATGCTCATCACCTGCGAGCGCACGGCGTACGCGTCGCTCGCGTGCGGCGACGGGGCCGCTGGCTCAGGGGTGCTGGCGTCCGTCGCGCCTGCCGACGTGCCGGATGACCTGCGCATCACCTTCGACGCCGCCATCGCTTACCGCGACCTGTTCGCGCCGCGTTCCGACGCCGCGCACGCGCTGCTGTCGTCCGGCGACGCCGTGATGGAGATCAAGTCGTCGGGCCCGTTTCCGTTGTGGCTCGTCCGGGCCCTCGATGCGTGCGAGGCGTACCCGTCGTCGTTCTCGAAGTACGGGGAAGCGTACCGGGCCTGCACGGCCGCTGCTGGTCGGGGCGGGGCGATGCCCTCTGTGGCGCGCGCGTCCCAAGCGGCCGCCGAGCAGAAGGCCGAGCGGTTCGCCGCCGCGCTGCGCAGCCGCCCGCGCCGCTTTCGCGCCCCGTCCCACACGCCCACCCGTTGCTGA
- a CDS encoding DUF4956 domain-containing protein, whose translation MLDAALTSIFGSAESLVAGVSTVDFLLCCLASIVLGAAVAAIYMFRHTYSKNFVVTLALLPLIVQMVITLVNGNLGAGIAVMGVFNLVRFRSIPGSAKDIGSVFLAMAIGLATGMGFIALAVLFTIIVAIVNVGYVLSPFGKQKEPEKTLKITIPDDLEYDGVFDDVLKRYTDEHELTLVQTTNMGSLFLLEYAVRMKQPGLEKRMIDELRCRNGNLKITCGRAAASKDVL comes from the coding sequence GTGCTAGATGCGGCTTTAACCTCGATATTCGGATCGGCGGAATCGCTCGTTGCGGGCGTGTCCACCGTCGACTTCTTGCTGTGCTGCCTCGCGTCCATCGTGCTGGGCGCGGCGGTGGCCGCCATCTACATGTTCCGCCACACGTACTCCAAGAACTTCGTCGTGACGTTGGCGCTGCTGCCGCTCATCGTGCAGATGGTCATCACGCTGGTGAACGGCAACCTGGGTGCGGGCATCGCGGTGATGGGCGTGTTCAACCTCGTGCGCTTCCGCTCCATCCCTGGCAGCGCGAAGGACATCGGCAGCGTGTTCCTCGCGATGGCCATCGGCTTGGCCACGGGCATGGGATTCATCGCGCTGGCCGTGCTGTTCACCATTATCGTGGCCATCGTGAACGTGGGCTACGTGCTGTCGCCCTTCGGCAAGCAGAAGGAGCCGGAGAAGACGCTGAAGATCACCATTCCCGATGACCTCGAGTACGACGGCGTGTTCGACGACGTGCTGAAACGCTACACCGACGAGCATGAGCTGACGCTCGTGCAAACCACGAACATGGGCAGCCTGTTCTTGCTCGAGTACGCCGTGCGCATGAAGCAGCCCGGCCTTGAGAAGCGCATGATCGACGAACTGCGCTGCCGCAACGGCAATCTCAAGATCACCTGCGGCCGCGCTGCCGCGAGTAAGGATGTGTTGTGA
- a CDS encoding carbohydrate-binding domain-containing protein yields MNGKLQGLSPFVCGIVLLMILCSALLMHGCASSGDAEPAASASVSSADATADSDASDATSFADVAASFDASALDLDYSNRDQDPSYDDAAATHVVLAGSAATVEGSGATADGSTVTITAAGVYVVSGSLDDGQLVVEAPEDAKVQMVLAGATIHNEDGPAVYVKQADKCFVTLADGTQNALTDGAEYVLEDGSDEPYATLFSRADLTLNGSGTLTVTGAYRHAVCSKDDLVVTGGTYAVSAAEDALRGRDCVKILDGDFTLTAGGDGIKSNKDTNAVKGFVSIDGGTFAIEAGDDGIQAQTYLRIAGGEFSIAATDDALHSGLEGLLAGGTLDIETGDDAFHAETKLVIDDGTVNVTACYEGYEAEKLYINGGDTHIVASDDAINAAPADLADGEEGSATADATGSAAAAIDAAPAAPSGDGAPADGEAPTMGDAPADGEPPAGGEPPSERDFNNGAPDNAFAEGGAGGQGGGMGMGDENCLIQINGGYTVLDAAGDAVDSNGSVEVAGGVLLVNGPTSGGDGAFDYDLTATVTGGTVLMVGSTGMAQNFTSGEQPFAFATVGGNAGDSVAVVDADGTVVASLTASKQFGMVLASSPAFEEGGSYSLVTGATVTGANADGYTDSGTISGGASTEVTASTTATGGMGGLGAGGGGMPAGQGGDVQRGMRGRGASADMT; encoded by the coding sequence ATGAACGGAAAACTGCAGGGCTTGAGCCCCTTCGTGTGCGGCATCGTGCTGTTGATGATCTTGTGTTCGGCACTGCTGATGCACGGGTGCGCGTCAAGCGGCGACGCCGAACCCGCCGCCTCCGCTAGCGTCTCCTCCGCCGACGCGACGGCGGACAGCGACGCTTCCGACGCCACGTCGTTCGCCGATGTCGCGGCTTCTTTCGACGCGTCGGCGCTCGACCTCGACTACAGCAACCGCGACCAGGACCCCTCCTACGACGATGCTGCCGCGACGCATGTCGTGCTTGCAGGCAGCGCGGCTACCGTCGAAGGGTCTGGCGCGACGGCGGACGGCTCCACGGTGACCATCACGGCTGCGGGCGTCTATGTGGTGTCGGGCTCGCTCGACGACGGCCAGCTGGTGGTCGAGGCGCCCGAGGACGCGAAGGTGCAGATGGTGCTCGCGGGTGCGACCATCCACAACGAGGACGGGCCCGCCGTGTACGTGAAGCAGGCCGACAAGTGCTTCGTCACGCTGGCCGACGGGACGCAGAACGCGCTCACCGACGGGGCGGAGTACGTGCTGGAAGACGGCTCCGACGAGCCGTACGCCACGCTGTTCAGCCGCGCCGACCTCACGTTGAACGGCTCGGGCACGCTGACGGTGACCGGCGCGTACCGTCACGCGGTGTGCTCGAAGGACGACCTCGTCGTCACGGGCGGTACCTACGCGGTGTCGGCGGCGGAGGACGCGCTGCGCGGTCGTGACTGCGTGAAGATCCTCGACGGCGACTTCACGCTGACGGCCGGCGGCGACGGCATCAAGTCGAACAAAGACACGAACGCCGTGAAGGGCTTCGTCTCCATCGACGGCGGCACGTTCGCCATCGAGGCGGGCGACGACGGCATCCAGGCGCAAACCTATCTGCGCATCGCGGGCGGCGAATTCTCCATCGCCGCGACGGACGACGCGCTGCATTCCGGCCTCGAGGGGCTGCTGGCGGGTGGCACGCTCGACATCGAGACCGGCGACGACGCGTTCCATGCCGAGACGAAGCTCGTCATCGACGACGGCACGGTGAACGTGACCGCGTGCTACGAGGGCTACGAAGCCGAGAAGCTGTACATCAACGGCGGCGATACCCACATCGTGGCCAGCGACGATGCCATCAACGCAGCACCGGCCGACTTGGCCGACGGAGAGGAGGGCTCTGCCACGGCGGACGCGACTGGAAGCGCTGCTGCTGCGATCGATGCCGCTCCCGCAGCGCCGTCGGGCGACGGCGCCCCCGCGGACGGCGAGGCTCCCACGATGGGCGATGCCCCTGCCGACGGCGAACCGCCCGCTGGCGGCGAACCCCCGAGCGAGCGCGACTTCAACAACGGCGCGCCCGACAACGCGTTTGCCGAGGGCGGCGCGGGCGGCCAAGGCGGCGGCATGGGGATGGGCGACGAGAACTGCCTCATCCAGATCAACGGCGGCTACACCGTGCTCGACGCCGCGGGCGACGCCGTGGACAGCAACGGATCCGTCGAGGTCGCGGGCGGCGTGCTGCTGGTCAACGGTCCCACGAGCGGCGGCGACGGCGCGTTCGACTACGATCTCACGGCCACCGTCACGGGCGGCACCGTGCTCATGGTGGGCTCCACGGGCATGGCGCAGAACTTCACGAGCGGCGAGCAGCCCTTCGCGTTCGCCACCGTCGGCGGCAACGCGGGCGACAGCGTCGCGGTCGTCGACGCCGACGGCACGGTGGTAGCCTCGCTCACGGCCTCCAAGCAGTTCGGCATGGTGCTGGCATCCAGCCCCGCGTTCGAGGAGGGCGGTTCGTACTCGCTCGTGACAGGCGCCACCGTGACCGGCGCGAACGCCGACGGCTACACCGATTCCGGTACGATCAGCGGCGGCGCTTCCACCGAGGTTACTGCGTCCACCACCGCAACCGGCGGCATGGGCGGCCTCGGCGCCGGAGGCGGCGGCATGCCCGCCGGCCAAGGCGGCGACGTCCAGCGCGGCATGCGCGGCAGAGGCGCATCCGCCGACATGACCTAA